A stretch of the Montipora foliosa isolate CH-2021 unplaced genomic scaffold, ASM3666993v2 scaffold_413, whole genome shotgun sequence genome encodes the following:
- the LOC137988324 gene encoding E3 ubiquitin-protein ligase E3D-like, whose amino-acid sequence MADEPSVVPIWIDVGKNLNAASLVVCLQHISKEAIISGGKFDNFFKIYRRKLTSDDRKENQRSKNVVYYPGSIVVSPRSFSGLSTCSGNEMQMRLQFEYTRDHKENGPKKRLEQEMQELRNKRHCICCRLCGSAIQSPERKFKRVLELPSENWLELAQDWCCHGSSNLTSMAGALEPDENDCFVGDYYIKVNCSSAVPDSLQIIPGEELLSLKCSRCNAIVGNVCTEDSSRDSLQLMSDNSIHLHKHKISTRHSNLFRSYCIETFITSYLISKSRGAVNFRFLVQDPIQNGKRTTYACLWLFNADSAVVTNIEPHDIDSISRGVKNGLYLVKSKARYLPVLKILYKIKPFFDDINWDLEVITWQENSSVQPLLFTKETCLHLILLLIQSTNTIAPSLREVNGFKVGFLRTSNV is encoded by the exons atggcggatgaaCCTAGTGTAGTACCAATTTGGATTGATGTTGGGAAAAACCTAAACGCAGCTTCTTTGGTTGTTTGCTTGCAGCATATTTCCAAAGAAGCAATCATCAGTGGAGGTAAAttcgataatttttttaaaatataccGGCGAAAATTGACGAGCGATGACCGCAAGGAAAACCAACGATCCAAGAACGTGGTGTATTATCCAG GTTCTATCGTTGTTAGTCCAAGGTCATTCAGTGGCCTGTCAACCTGCAGTGGCAACGAAATGCAAATGAGGCTTCAGTTTGAGTATACAAGAGACCACAAAGAGAATGGGCCTAAGAAACGTTTGGAACAAGAGATGCAAGAACTAAGAAATAAGCGCCACTGTATTTGCTGTCGCCTCTGTGGATCTGCAATACAGTCACCTGAGAG GAAATTTAAAAGAGTTCTGGAATTACCATCAGAAAATTGGCTTGAACTTGCACAAGACTGGTGTTGCCATGGTAGTAGCAACCTTACATCTATGGCAGGGGCTCTTGAACCTGATGAAAATGATTGCTTTGTTGGAGACTACTACATCAAGGTGAATTGCtcatctgctgtgccagacAGTTTGCAGATTATACCG GGAGAAGAACTGCTTTCACTGAAATGCTCTCGATGCAATGCCATTGTAGGAAATGTTTGCACAGAGGATAGTAGTCGTGATTCGTTACAATTAATGAGTGATAACAGTATTCATCTTCACAAGCATAAGATTAGCACCAGACATAGCAATTTATTCAG GTCCTATTGTATTGAGACCTTTATTACGAGCTATTTGATTTCGAAGTCACGAGGTGCAGTGAACTTCAGGTTCCTTGTTCAAGACCCCATCCAAAATGGAAAGAGAACAACGTATGCctgt cTTTGGCTTTTTAATGCAGACTCTGCTGTGGTAACAAACATTGAACCTCACGACATCGACTCTATATCCCGAGGCGTTAAAAATGGGCTGTATTTGGTCAAAAGCaaag CAAGGTACTTGCCTGTATTGAAGATCCTTTACAAGATAAAGCCATTCTTTGATGACATCAATTG GGATCTCGAGGTTATTACTTGGCAAGAGAATTCCTCAGTGCAACCCCTGCTGTTCACAAAGGAGACTTGCTTGCACTTAATTCTTCTCCTCATACAGAGCACAAACACCATTGCGCCTTCCTTAAGGGAAGTGAACGGATTTAAG GTTGGATTTCTAAGAACAAGCAATGTATGA